In a genomic window of Streptomyces sp. SJL17-4:
- a CDS encoding ricin-type beta-trefoil lectin domain protein, which translates to MSVHGVRRRTRTFRTRVAGPVILALAASLLGTPVAQAGQAEQDRAAEADFSKVWKPPHRPLPGTKPVKAVDVRKVAALKPRYPVPARSTARSRTPFSAPVSGSADLTGASGTAPVRAGRLPVWVSPKDTGATKGLSGKVTVVRADDRSARDVGVNGALFSIAAQTPGATRTAPRTAPRVKVGLDLAELQAATGGEFASRGRLVTLPGCALTTPDVPSCQVRTPLTTRYDRATKRLIADVALPTAAAPAPAPAKTAASSGLLAAPTAPMLIAAETDSSGPGGTYEATALGSSQSWASGGSSGALTYDQSIQVPPALGGTAPEVALSYNSSSVDGKTSVTNAQASWIGDGWDYNPGYIERAYKPCDKAGIPDSGDACWAGFNASLSLGSHSGTLVRDDKAGSATATTDAATGVWRLKNDDGTKIEFGSGAANGVRDGSYAKVTDSSGTTYYFGVNHLPGGDKTDPATNSVSSVPVYTPKSGQPCYDSAKGAGSWCTMWQRLYLDHVVDAHGNLTTYKWAPETNWYKRGAGQNNGTGTMTEYTRATTLASIAYGQKLSEQVAAKGALQPAARVTFTVVERCTAAGTACEPANRTVANKANWPDVPVDNECKSTGTCVYYAATYFTTKRLTRIATQARVGNAWQDVDTYDLTQSFPDPKDAGSQRALWLDSIRHTGKTGTPNLDLPLVSFKPVMLPNRVDGTNLVPAPPIMNRPRIQQITNETGGVLNVDYNLPDCSRINNVMPTAEDDNNRACYPVRWSPPGSVADSDPVLDWFHHYTVNSLTENDTVTDAPQKITSYTYDSAAWHRDDSELTEANARTWGEFRGFAKVTTTVGSGTDGPKSQTVTSYRQGMDGDIRKDKSTRSAHLTDALGRDVTDVDWLSGQVLQTVAHDQAGGTAATQTLNASSDEVVTATHTRTGLPALVARYPATKLTTTTRVKLADGSWRTSTSSQVTDPAQNNRTVTSLEQAPGVPDECTRTRYASGPDAQRTTLVSEVLKVSGTDACTADPTAANTVAYTRTSYDGLPFGQAGAAGDATRSETLERYAADGTPEFTTTATTTYDGYGRTTSTTDPHSKDAQHPNGATTTTAYTPAATGELPATTTVSAPVPGQATGTWDTVTTYDARRGLPLKVTDPNQKTATSTYDALGRLTAVWLPGRAPESHTHANMVFGYRVSNTVGVPSTITTKKLTVDGSTPVWTTSIQLMDGFTRPRQQQSTPANPAYTGRLVTDTRVDSHGREKTSNAAWYNDASGPSDVLVAAADSTIPSQKRTSYDGLDRKTVISTWSLGTEQHRTTTSYPGADRTDVLPPKGSAPTSVFTNSLGHTTELWQYSTPTPTGQASDAAVSRFTSTVDGKPLTRTDAAGNVWTYTYDLRGRLIATSDPDNGETRQTYDAASRLATATNAKNHTLAYTYDLLGRKTGLYDGTVSAAKQLAGWTFDTAPGGKGKAATSTRYVGGSAGKAYTSAVTGYDDGARVTGTTITMPATDAGLASGTFTYTVSSTFDRLTGSPKSTVLPALAGLPLDDMAYSYNDYGQLYKYAGATTYDTQTEYDAHGRVIRSTVNPWASQVVTTSVYDQATGRLSDQYVDKQTSVTGAVQQTGYTYDQNGRITSLTNIADNTPAQTDRQCFTYDHLGRLTTAWSDTGGVSRPDPLTHQTADQGACANTTPTGGAVAPAKTTVGGPAPYWQEYTYDLTGNRTKVVRHDPAGDTTKDATTTQTFGAAGQQNAPTSAPATGGGTGGAHALLTSTTKTGTATNTDTFQYDENGSTTSYRAGKAGTSTLTWNSEGNIATLTTATQIKGIGGKCLDAEGGSTGVGSPLQIYTCNTGAGQKYSTAKSTLSSGNRCVQAMGTAAGSPITFQDCDGGADQTWTARADGTLHNPVSGRCLAVPGDVATDSLNLVLGDCATTVPAGQKWTIPNTTTTYLYDADGKLLIRRGPTTATLTLGNDELTVTTATQARTGIRYYPIPGGMTIVRTGAGTAAGAFVAQIADHHGTNNLGIDLSTLAATRSRTDAFGNARGTAPSGWAGNKGFVGGQKDDTTGLTSLGIRLYQPTTGRFIGTDPLLSPMDPQQWNGYAYANNNPVGNSDPDGRMCLHGAPGGGADGICAGVEGDTDGVIGDYSDNCANPSCRAASDAMADQARKKDRYNKKPNGKWRDGYHQKPVENYKFKYEYSYKHYLGMAANMGTPEEVMAMFQADPKKVFPFPITGCDSFYEGAVCTLHPFTTKISPNYLGGAGDVRVTVAETSFTFEVVGQGYFDDLGSTITFSISQKGENLYLHQDAMTTGSKALAVAGVKAGEAKRTWSRQTFNLQKLVYKERYDINLKDRLTDGVWPQGPNG; encoded by the coding sequence ATGTCAGTTCATGGCGTGCGCCGAAGAACGCGCACGTTCCGCACGAGGGTGGCCGGTCCGGTCATCCTGGCGCTCGCCGCCTCGCTCCTCGGCACCCCGGTGGCGCAGGCAGGGCAGGCGGAACAGGACCGGGCCGCCGAGGCGGACTTCTCGAAGGTCTGGAAGCCGCCGCACCGGCCACTGCCCGGCACCAAGCCGGTCAAGGCCGTCGACGTGCGCAAGGTCGCGGCGCTCAAGCCCCGTTACCCGGTGCCCGCGCGTTCCACCGCGCGGTCCAGGACACCCTTCTCCGCGCCGGTCAGCGGCAGCGCCGACCTGACGGGCGCATCCGGCACGGCTCCGGTCCGGGCCGGACGCCTGCCCGTATGGGTGTCCCCGAAGGACACCGGGGCCACGAAGGGCCTGAGCGGCAAGGTCACGGTGGTCCGCGCGGACGACCGCTCCGCGCGTGACGTCGGGGTCAACGGCGCCCTGTTCAGCATCGCCGCCCAGACCCCCGGCGCCACCCGCACCGCCCCCCGCACCGCCCCCCGCGTCAAGGTCGGTCTGGACCTCGCCGAGCTGCAGGCCGCCACCGGGGGCGAGTTCGCCTCCCGCGGCCGCCTGGTGACGCTCCCCGGATGCGCGCTGACGACGCCCGACGTGCCGTCCTGCCAGGTGCGTACGCCGCTCACCACGCGCTACGACAGGGCGACGAAGCGACTGATCGCCGACGTGGCACTGCCGACGGCCGCGGCCCCCGCCCCTGCCCCGGCGAAGACGGCAGCGAGCAGCGGACTGCTCGCCGCCCCCACCGCGCCGATGCTGATCGCCGCGGAGACCGACTCCTCGGGCCCCGGCGGCACGTACGAGGCCACCGCGCTCGGCTCCTCGCAGAGCTGGGCCTCGGGCGGCAGCTCGGGTGCGCTGACGTACGACCAGTCCATCCAGGTTCCGCCGGCCCTGGGCGGCACCGCCCCCGAGGTCGCACTGAGCTACAACTCCTCCTCGGTGGACGGCAAGACCTCCGTCACCAACGCCCAGGCCTCCTGGATCGGCGACGGCTGGGACTACAACCCCGGCTACATCGAACGCGCCTACAAGCCCTGTGACAAGGCGGGCATCCCGGACTCGGGCGACGCCTGCTGGGCCGGGTTCAACGCCTCCCTGTCGCTGGGCTCGCACTCGGGCACCCTCGTACGCGACGACAAGGCGGGTTCGGCGACGGCCACCACCGACGCCGCAACCGGCGTGTGGCGCCTGAAGAACGACGACGGTACGAAGATCGAGTTCGGCTCCGGCGCCGCCAACGGCGTCCGGGACGGCTCGTACGCCAAGGTCACCGACTCCTCGGGCACCACGTACTACTTCGGCGTCAACCACCTGCCCGGCGGCGACAAGACCGACCCTGCCACCAACTCCGTCTCCTCCGTACCGGTGTACACGCCCAAGAGCGGCCAGCCGTGCTACGACAGCGCCAAGGGCGCCGGCTCCTGGTGCACGATGTGGCAACGCCTCTACCTCGACCACGTCGTCGACGCGCACGGGAACCTCACCACGTACAAGTGGGCTCCGGAGACCAACTGGTACAAGCGCGGCGCCGGTCAGAACAACGGCACCGGCACGATGACCGAGTACACCCGGGCCACCACCCTGGCGAGCATCGCCTACGGGCAGAAGCTCTCCGAGCAGGTCGCGGCCAAGGGCGCACTGCAGCCCGCCGCCCGGGTCACCTTCACCGTCGTCGAGCGCTGCACCGCGGCCGGCACGGCGTGCGAGCCCGCCAACCGGACCGTCGCCAACAAGGCCAACTGGCCCGACGTTCCGGTGGACAACGAGTGCAAGAGCACCGGAACCTGCGTCTACTACGCCGCCACGTACTTCACCACCAAGCGCCTGACGCGGATCGCCACCCAGGCGCGCGTCGGCAACGCCTGGCAGGACGTCGACACCTACGACCTGACCCAGTCCTTCCCCGACCCGAAGGACGCGGGCAGCCAGCGCGCCCTGTGGCTGGACTCCATCCGGCACACGGGCAAGACCGGCACGCCGAACCTCGACCTTCCGCTGGTGTCGTTCAAGCCCGTCATGCTGCCGAACCGGGTGGACGGAACGAATCTCGTTCCGGCGCCGCCGATCATGAACCGGCCGCGCATCCAGCAGATCACCAACGAGACCGGCGGCGTCCTGAACGTCGACTACAACCTCCCCGACTGCTCGCGGATCAACAACGTGATGCCGACGGCCGAGGACGACAACAACAGGGCCTGCTACCCGGTGCGGTGGTCCCCGCCCGGTTCGGTCGCCGACTCCGATCCGGTGCTGGACTGGTTCCACCACTACACGGTCAATTCGCTGACGGAGAACGACACCGTCACCGACGCCCCGCAGAAGATCACCTCGTACACCTACGACTCGGCCGCCTGGCACCGCGACGACAGCGAGCTGACCGAGGCCAACGCCCGTACCTGGGGCGAGTTCCGCGGCTTCGCCAAGGTGACCACCACGGTCGGTTCGGGCACCGACGGACCGAAGTCGCAGACCGTCACCTCCTACCGCCAGGGCATGGACGGGGACATCCGCAAGGACAAGAGCACCCGCTCCGCGCACCTGACGGACGCCCTCGGCCGCGATGTCACGGACGTGGACTGGCTCAGCGGCCAGGTCCTGCAGACCGTGGCCCACGACCAGGCCGGCGGCACCGCCGCCACCCAGACCCTGAACGCCTCCAGCGACGAGGTCGTCACCGCCACCCACACCCGCACCGGCCTGCCCGCGCTCGTCGCCCGCTACCCGGCGACCAAGCTCACCACCACGACCCGGGTGAAGCTGGCGGACGGCAGCTGGCGCACCAGCACCAGCAGCCAGGTCACCGACCCCGCGCAGAACAACCGGACGGTGACCTCCCTGGAGCAGGCGCCCGGGGTCCCGGACGAGTGCACCCGTACCCGGTACGCGAGCGGACCCGACGCCCAGCGCACCACCCTGGTGTCCGAGGTCCTCAAGGTGTCGGGCACCGATGCCTGCACCGCGGACCCCACCGCCGCGAACACCGTCGCGTACACCCGCACCTCCTACGACGGCCTCCCCTTCGGACAGGCCGGCGCCGCCGGCGACGCGACCCGGAGCGAGACCCTGGAGCGGTACGCCGCCGACGGCACCCCGGAGTTCACCACCACCGCGACCACCACGTACGACGGCTACGGCCGCACCACCTCGACGACCGACCCCCACAGCAAGGACGCGCAGCATCCGAACGGGGCCACCACCACCACGGCCTACACCCCGGCCGCGACCGGTGAGCTGCCCGCCACCACGACCGTCTCCGCTCCCGTTCCCGGCCAGGCCACGGGTACCTGGGACACCGTCACCACCTACGACGCCCGGCGAGGCCTGCCGCTGAAGGTGACCGATCCCAACCAGAAGACGGCGACCAGCACCTATGACGCGCTGGGCCGGCTGACCGCGGTATGGCTGCCGGGGCGCGCCCCCGAGTCCCACACCCACGCGAACATGGTGTTCGGCTACCGCGTCTCCAACACCGTGGGCGTCCCCTCCACGATCACGACCAAGAAGCTGACCGTGGACGGCTCCACCCCCGTGTGGACCACGTCGATCCAGCTCATGGACGGCTTCACCCGCCCCCGCCAGCAGCAGTCCACCCCGGCGAACCCGGCCTACACCGGCCGCCTGGTGACGGACACCCGCGTGGACTCGCACGGCCGGGAGAAGACGTCCAACGCGGCCTGGTACAACGACGCTTCGGGCCCCAGTGACGTCCTCGTCGCCGCCGCCGACAGCACCATCCCGTCGCAGAAGCGGACCAGCTACGACGGTCTCGACCGGAAGACCGTCATCTCGACGTGGTCGCTGGGCACCGAACAGCACCGTACGACGACCAGCTACCCGGGCGCCGACCGCACCGACGTCCTGCCGCCGAAGGGCAGCGCACCGACGTCGGTGTTCACCAACAGCCTGGGGCACACCACCGAGCTGTGGCAGTACTCCACTCCCACCCCCACCGGTCAGGCCTCGGACGCGGCCGTCTCGCGCTTCACCTCGACCGTCGACGGCAAGCCCCTGACCCGCACGGACGCGGCCGGCAACGTCTGGACGTACACATACGACCTGCGCGGCCGGCTGATCGCCACGAGCGACCCGGACAACGGCGAGACCAGGCAGACGTACGACGCCGCATCGCGCCTGGCCACCGCCACCAACGCGAAGAACCACACGCTCGCGTACACCTACGACCTGCTCGGGCGGAAGACCGGCCTGTACGACGGCACCGTGAGCGCCGCCAAGCAGCTGGCCGGCTGGACCTTCGACACCGCCCCCGGCGGCAAGGGCAAGGCCGCCACCTCCACGCGCTACGTCGGCGGCTCCGCCGGCAAGGCGTACACCAGCGCCGTGACCGGCTATGACGACGGTGCCCGGGTCACGGGCACGACCATCACCATGCCCGCTACCGATGCCGGGCTGGCCTCCGGCACGTTCACGTACACCGTCAGCTCCACCTTCGACCGGCTCACCGGAAGCCCGAAGAGCACGGTCCTGCCGGCGCTCGCCGGGCTGCCGCTGGACGACATGGCGTACTCGTACAACGACTACGGCCAGCTGTACAAGTACGCCGGCGCCACCACCTACGACACGCAGACCGAGTACGACGCCCACGGGCGCGTGATCCGCTCCACCGTCAACCCGTGGGCCTCCCAGGTCGTCACCACCTCGGTCTACGACCAGGCCACCGGGCGGCTGAGCGACCAGTACGTCGACAAGCAGACCTCGGTCACCGGCGCGGTGCAGCAGACCGGCTACACCTACGACCAGAACGGCCGCATCACCTCGCTCACCAACATCGCGGACAACACGCCCGCGCAGACCGACCGCCAGTGCTTCACGTACGACCACCTCGGCCGGCTGACGACGGCGTGGTCCGACACGGGCGGCGTCAGCCGGCCCGACCCCCTCACCCACCAGACGGCCGACCAGGGCGCGTGCGCGAACACCACGCCGACCGGCGGTGCCGTCGCCCCGGCGAAGACCACCGTCGGCGGACCGGCTCCCTACTGGCAGGAGTACACCTACGACCTGACGGGCAACCGCACCAAGGTGGTCCGCCACGACCCGGCGGGCGACACCACCAAGGACGCCACGACCACCCAGACGTTCGGCGCCGCGGGACAGCAGAACGCCCCGACCTCCGCTCCCGCCACGGGCGGCGGCACGGGCGGAGCGCACGCGCTGCTGACCTCCACGACGAAGACCGGGACGGCCACCAACACCGACACGTTCCAGTACGACGAGAACGGATCCACCACCTCCTACCGGGCCGGCAAGGCCGGCACGAGCACCCTGACCTGGAACAGCGAGGGCAACATCGCCACGCTGACCACGGCCACCCAGATCAAGGGCATCGGCGGCAAGTGCCTGGACGCGGAGGGCGGTTCGACCGGAGTCGGCAGCCCGCTGCAGATCTACACCTGCAACACGGGCGCGGGGCAGAAGTACTCCACCGCGAAGAGCACGCTCTCCAGCGGCAACCGCTGTGTCCAGGCCATGGGCACCGCGGCCGGATCGCCGATCACCTTCCAGGACTGCGACGGCGGCGCCGACCAGACCTGGACCGCGCGAGCCGACGGCACGCTCCACAACCCCGTCTCGGGCCGCTGCCTCGCGGTCCCCGGCGACGTCGCCACCGACAGCCTGAACCTGGTCCTGGGCGACTGCGCCACCACCGTGCCCGCCGGGCAGAAGTGGACCATTCCGAACACCACCACGACGTACCTGTACGACGCGGACGGCAAGCTGCTGATCCGTCGCGGTCCCACGACGGCCACGCTCACCCTCGGCAACGACGAGCTGACGGTCACCACGGCCACCCAGGCCCGCACCGGCATCCGCTACTACCCGATCCCCGGCGGCATGACCATCGTGCGCACCGGCGCGGGCACCGCGGCCGGGGCGTTCGTCGCCCAGATCGCCGACCACCACGGCACGAACAACCTCGGCATCGACCTGTCGACGCTGGCGGCCACCCGCAGCCGCACCGACGCCTTCGGCAACGCACGGGGCACCGCGCCCTCGGGCTGGGCCGGGAACAAGGGATTCGTCGGCGGCCAGAAGGACGACACCACCGGGCTCACCAGCCTCGGCATCCGTCTGTACCAGCCGACCACGGGCCGCTTCATCGGCACCGACCCGCTGCTGTCGCCGATGGACCCGCAGCAGTGGAACGGCTACGCCTACGCGAACAACAACCCCGTCGGCAACTCCGACCCCGACGGCCGCATGTGTCTGCACGGGGCCCCCGGCGGCGGAGCGGACGGCATCTGCGCCGGTGTCGAGGGCGACACCGACGGAGTGATCGGCGACTACTCCGACAACTGCGCCAACCCGTCCTGCCGCGCGGCATCGGACGCGATGGCGGACCAGGCACGCAAGAAGGACCGCTACAACAAGAAGCCGAACGGCAAGTGGCGGGACGGATACCACCAAAAGCCGGTCGAGAACTACAAGTTCAAGTACGAGTACTCGTACAAGCACTACCTGGGCATGGCGGCGAACATGGGTACGCCGGAGGAGGTCATGGCCATGTTCCAGGCAGACCCCAAGAAGGTCTTCCCGTTCCCGATCACCGGCTGCGACTCGTTCTACGAAGGGGCCGTCTGCACCCTGCACCCCTTCACCACCAAGATCAGCCCGAACTATCTCGGGGGCGCCGGCGATGTGCGGGTGACCGTCGCCGAGACCAGCTTCACCTTCGAGGTGGTGGGCCAGGGGTACTTCGACGACCTGGGATCGACCATCACCTTCAGCATCTCCCAGAAGGGTGAGAACCTCTATCTCCACCAGGACGCCATGACGACCGGCTCCAAGGCCCTCGCTGTCGCGGGGGTGAAGGCCGGGGAAGCCAAGCGCACCTGGAGTCGGCAGACGTTCAACCTCCAGAAGCTGGTCTACAAGGAGCGCTACGACATCAACCTCAAGGACCGTCTCACCGACGGTGTGTGGCCCCAGGGGCCCAACGGCTGA
- a CDS encoding sulfite oxidase has translation MPNSPAPARRSLLKVLAAAPAVSALGGLATATAASAQTPGPASVPAPDSAPARAASGAAVPLAAPGIVKALPAEYFTVRGTNAEARFDSFGDTGRLTPVDRFFVRNHTTTPVLDAADWRLTLWGDGLHGRSPVHFTYGQLRDLPSVTRTALIECAGNGRSLYASQQGEPVTGTAWTLGAVGAARWRGVRLADVLRRAGIARDAVDLQPRGLDDPYVSGGVDYGRVRRPLPVAKAFDDVILAYEMNGEPLPYDHGHPVRLVVPSWVGIASVKWLGDIEVSTRPLTSPWSTDWYRLFGDAHPAGGSAPISRQTLKSAYQLPFDATLEAGRAHRLTGRAWSALAPVRTVEVSTDGGAHWRRAHLHDTPRRDGWVRWSAPWLPRDTGPVTLLSRTTDTAGHTQPERAVHNTQGYLFNAIVRHPVTVV, from the coding sequence GTGCCGAACTCGCCCGCGCCCGCCCGCCGTTCCCTGCTGAAGGTCCTCGCGGCGGCACCGGCGGTCTCCGCCCTCGGCGGGCTCGCCACCGCCACCGCCGCTTCCGCGCAGACCCCCGGACCCGCGTCCGTTCCTGCTCCCGATTCCGCACCCGCACGCGCCGCGTCCGGAGCCGCCGTCCCCCTCGCCGCGCCCGGGATCGTCAAGGCCCTCCCGGCCGAGTACTTCACCGTCCGGGGCACCAACGCCGAGGCGCGCTTCGACAGCTTCGGGGACACCGGCCGCCTCACCCCCGTCGACCGTTTCTTCGTCCGCAACCACACGACCACCCCCGTCCTCGACGCCGCCGACTGGCGCCTGACCCTCTGGGGCGACGGCCTGCACGGCCGCAGCCCGGTCCACTTCACGTACGGGCAGCTCCGGGACCTGCCCTCCGTCACCCGAACGGCCCTGATCGAGTGCGCAGGAAACGGCCGCAGCCTCTACGCGAGCCAGCAGGGTGAGCCGGTCACCGGCACCGCCTGGACCCTCGGCGCCGTCGGAGCCGCCCGCTGGCGCGGGGTGCGCCTCGCCGACGTGCTGCGACGGGCCGGGATCGCCCGCGACGCCGTCGACCTCCAGCCGCGCGGCCTCGACGACCCCTACGTGTCCGGCGGAGTCGACTACGGCCGGGTCCGCCGCCCGTTGCCCGTCGCCAAGGCCTTCGACGACGTGATCCTCGCGTACGAGATGAACGGCGAGCCCCTGCCGTACGACCACGGCCATCCCGTGCGGCTCGTGGTGCCCTCGTGGGTCGGCATCGCCTCCGTCAAATGGCTCGGCGACATCGAGGTCTCCACCCGCCCCCTCACCTCGCCCTGGTCCACGGACTGGTACCGCCTGTTCGGCGACGCCCACCCGGCCGGCGGCAGCGCCCCGATCAGTCGCCAGACCCTCAAGTCCGCCTACCAGCTGCCCTTCGACGCCACCCTGGAGGCCGGCCGCGCGCACCGGCTGACCGGCAGGGCGTGGTCCGCGCTCGCGCCCGTACGGACGGTCGAGGTGTCCACCGACGGCGGCGCGCACTGGCGGCGGGCCCACCTCCACGACACCCCGCGGCGGGACGGCTGGGTCCGCTGGAGCGCGCCGTGGCTCCCGCGCGACACCGGACCGGTCACCCTGCTCTCGCGGACCACCGACACCGCCGGCCACACCCAGCCCGAGCGGGCCGTCCACAACACCCAGGGGTATCTGTTCAACGCGATCGTGCGGCACCCGGTGACCGTCGTCTGA
- a CDS encoding aminotransferase class I/II-fold pyridoxal phosphate-dependent enzyme, which yields MRQTAPEGRGPVRYGPPAPDTGLPVLPGLAGLLAAAAGRTTPEPPGGGPVLREAASGYWWRRGLRTHPEDVVAGPGAPALLLALIAAHGGDLLLPRPCPAWWTPQARLLGRPAYHVPTPAEAGGVPDPYALLETVRRIRAEGGSPRVLLLSVADDPTATVAPPELVREACEAAVAEGLHIISDETWRDTRHHPEDTVLLSPAEMCPDDVTVLSDLGGALTPAAWPCAVARFPPTDPSRADRWTDRRARVLDVLTALGAVVPGPVAPAAAHALDEPEDVTVRARRAATVHGRLAAAAHRAVLASGALARPPQAGRHLYADLGPLRAGLAARGVTDSLELESHLGARLGAPATGGHRFGDELGALRVRFGTDMFLGSTDEERAETLGARDPETLPHVARKLAEFGGVLEELR from the coding sequence ATGCGGCAGACGGCTCCGGAAGGCCGTGGCCCGGTGCGCTACGGCCCTCCCGCCCCCGACACCGGACTGCCCGTCCTGCCCGGACTCGCCGGGCTCCTCGCCGCCGCCGCCGGACGGACCACCCCCGAGCCGCCCGGCGGCGGCCCCGTCCTGCGCGAGGCCGCCTCCGGCTACTGGTGGCGCCGCGGCCTGCGCACCCACCCCGAGGACGTCGTGGCCGGCCCCGGCGCCCCCGCACTGCTGCTCGCCCTGATCGCCGCCCACGGCGGCGACCTCCTCCTGCCCCGGCCCTGCCCCGCCTGGTGGACCCCGCAGGCCCGCCTCCTCGGCCGCCCGGCGTACCACGTGCCGACCCCCGCGGAGGCCGGCGGCGTCCCCGACCCGTACGCCCTCCTGGAGACCGTCCGGCGGATCCGCGCCGAGGGCGGCAGCCCGCGCGTCCTCCTGCTCTCCGTCGCCGACGACCCCACCGCCACCGTCGCCCCGCCCGAACTCGTCCGCGAGGCGTGCGAGGCCGCCGTCGCCGAGGGACTGCACATCATCAGCGACGAGACCTGGCGGGACACCCGCCACCACCCCGAGGACACCGTGCTCCTCAGCCCCGCCGAGATGTGCCCGGACGACGTGACGGTCCTGTCCGACCTCGGCGGCGCGCTCACCCCGGCCGCCTGGCCCTGCGCCGTCGCCCGTTTCCCGCCCACCGATCCGTCCCGCGCCGACCGCTGGACCGACCGCCGTGCCCGCGTCCTCGACGTGCTCACCGCCCTCGGGGCCGTCGTCCCGGGGCCCGTCGCGCCCGCCGCCGCGCACGCCCTGGACGAACCCGAGGACGTCACCGTACGGGCCCGGCGCGCCGCCACCGTCCACGGTCGTCTGGCCGCGGCCGCGCACCGCGCGGTCCTCGCCTCCGGGGCGCTCGCCCGGCCGCCGCAGGCGGGCCGCCACCTCTACGCCGACCTCGGGCCGCTCCGGGCGGGTCTCGCCGCCCGGGGGGTCACCGACTCCCTGGAACTGGAGAGCCACCTCGGCGCGCGCCTCGGCGCCCCGGCGACCGGCGGCCACCGCTTCGGCGACGAACTCGGCGCCCTGCGCGTCAGGTTCGGCACCGACATGTTCCTGGGGAGCACGGACGAGGAACGGGCGGAGACGCTCGGAGCGCGGGACCCGGAGACGCTTCCCCATGTGGCGCGAAAGCTGGCAGAGTTCGGGGGAGTCCTGGAGGAACTCCGGTGA
- a CDS encoding methyltransferase domain-containing protein, with protein sequence MTHASTPSAHPAAHETAVYTHGHHESVLRSHSWRTGANSAAYLLPALSAGLDVLDVGCGPGTITADLAALVAPGRVTAVDAAEGVLANARAVAAERGLENVEFAVADVHALDFPDDSFDVVHAHQVLQHVGDPVQALREMRRVCRPGGVVAARDSDYGAFAWYPERPALDGWLDLYHRVARANGGEPDAGRRLFAWAREAGFTDITTTAATWCFATPDERAWWSGLWADRTTGSGYADLAVSGGHATRAELASIAEAWREWGTREDAWFMVPHGEILCRVS encoded by the coding sequence ATGACGCATGCCTCCACCCCTTCCGCGCACCCCGCGGCCCACGAGACGGCCGTCTACACCCACGGTCACCACGAGTCGGTCCTGCGGTCGCACAGCTGGCGGACCGGCGCCAACTCCGCGGCCTATCTGCTGCCCGCGCTCTCCGCGGGTCTGGACGTCCTGGACGTGGGCTGCGGGCCCGGCACCATCACCGCCGACCTGGCGGCGCTGGTCGCGCCCGGCCGCGTCACCGCCGTCGACGCCGCCGAGGGCGTGCTGGCGAACGCGCGCGCCGTGGCGGCCGAACGCGGCCTGGAGAACGTGGAGTTCGCCGTCGCCGACGTGCACGCCCTGGACTTTCCCGACGACTCCTTCGACGTCGTCCACGCCCACCAGGTGCTGCAGCACGTCGGAGACCCGGTCCAGGCGCTGCGCGAGATGCGGCGGGTGTGCCGCCCCGGCGGTGTCGTCGCGGCCCGCGACAGCGACTACGGCGCCTTCGCCTGGTACCCCGAACGGCCCGCCCTGGACGGCTGGCTGGACCTGTACCACCGGGTCGCGCGGGCCAACGGCGGCGAACCGGACGCGGGGCGGCGCCTGTTCGCCTGGGCCCGCGAGGCGGGCTTCACCGACATCACGACGACCGCCGCGACCTGGTGCTTCGCCACGCCCGACGAGCGGGCCTGGTGGAGCGGCCTGTGGGCGGACCGTACGACCGGCTCCGGCTACGCCGATCTGGCCGTGTCCGGCGGCCACGCGACCAGGGCCGAGCTGGCGTCGATCGCGGAGGCCTGGCGGGAGTGGGGCACCCGGGAGGACGCCTGGTTCATGGTCCCGCACGGCGAGATCCTGTGCCGGGTGTCCTGA
- a CDS encoding GNAT family N-acetyltransferase: MPIREALPEDAAGIAAVHVLSWRAAYRDLLPGPYLDALDIEERTATWRARLAAPDRPTVLVETGPDGQVRAFSCFRAWSDEEFDRSTTAELAALYALPEVWGTGVGRSLLAASTEALVATGFRTAALWVFAGNTRGRRFYEAAGWRPDGKAVREETGGRVLDELRYRHDLFD; the protein is encoded by the coding sequence ATGCCGATACGAGAAGCCCTTCCCGAGGACGCGGCGGGCATCGCCGCCGTGCACGTCCTGTCCTGGCGGGCCGCCTACCGCGACCTGCTGCCCGGCCCCTACCTGGACGCCCTGGACATCGAGGAGCGCACCGCCACCTGGCGGGCCCGCCTCGCCGCCCCGGACCGGCCCACGGTCCTGGTCGAGACGGGCCCCGACGGGCAGGTGCGGGCGTTCTCCTGCTTCCGGGCCTGGTCGGACGAGGAGTTCGACCGGTCGACGACGGCCGAACTGGCCGCCCTCTACGCCCTGCCGGAGGTGTGGGGCACGGGGGTCGGGCGGTCCTTGCTCGCGGCCTCCACGGAGGCGCTCGTGGCGACCGGCTTCCGTACGGCGGCACTGTGGGTGTTCGCGGGGAACACGCGGGGGCGCCGCTTCTACGAGGCGGCGGGCTGGCGCCCGGACGGCAAGGCCGTACGGGAGGAGACGGGAGGCAGGGTTCTCGACGAACTCCGTTACAGACACGACCTGTTCGACTGA